DNA sequence from the Dermatophagoides farinae isolate YC_2012a chromosome 10, ASM2471394v1, whole genome shotgun sequence genome:
TTCATCCATCACTTCATTTTCAAcgtcatcatcttcattttcttcatttttggCTTCTGGAGTATCATCACTAATCGATGTTTTTGTCTCAATATCTACTTCAACATTTttcttgataatttttccatgTGATGAAGACTTTTTGTTATCTTtgatttctttattttcattatccaaTGCCATATCATTTAATGATCGTACAATAGCTTCACGGAGAACGTGATCTTCACTAAGGAAATTTTTTGGCGACGTTCCTACTggaacaaaaacatcataaACAAGTCCATATTTACGAACCAAAACTTCCAAAGCTTCTAATTGTAATTCGACATTTCTTTTAGCCATTAATCGGACAAAAACTTCATAATCTTCAGCTGCCCAAAGTTCttcgaataaaattcttttcaatttagTGGCTAACATTCCTTCAGCCATTTGACATGCTTTAgcaaattgttgttcattgatcCCTAATTCAAGCATATGTGaaccaatcaattgatcaaccAATCTACGATATTGAtagaaaatttccaaatattctgtatgatgatgaacatttccatcatcattttctatttcatcTGGATCAAAAACTAGGATAAATAGGATAgaatgtaaatgatgaaaaatacatCAAACTTTGAACTCACTGATTGAATGACgatcaataaaatcattcaaagaCGTTGACCATAGTGGACTTTTAAGAAAGCCGACCAATGAATCCAATACCCAGGTTTGATCTTCGTTATCTTCTTGGTTTGTATTTTCTAAGCTCATTGGGTCGCTTGGTTTGAATAATtgacttgttttttttttgacaaatcgACCTTCTTTCCACTGTAGTAttgattaaataaaaatgaacaaacaaattacTGCAGTAATAAAggcatttttcattccaataaacaaattttaaAGCTTACTCGATTCTGAACcaagagaaaaatattttgttgcAGTATAATGacgaaataaaattgacTATTGGTGTACCACACCATTATGTTGCCATAGGTAACCAAAGTTTCACATAGAAAaccaaaacagaaaaatcattACGTAATTGTTATAATGACTAGATTATTTATAATTCAAAATGTAGTGCAAGTATTTACTCAAACATTTATTAGTCAAACAACACAATAgattatttcaatcaataacatggaaaaaaaattcaatcaaaacgaATAACTGATTAATGGACAGGTCTAATTTCAAAGATTTATCTGTTCAAATGGACTAAACATTGGTTCGTAATAATAGTTGATATAATGACGTGAAAACATTATCGAAAAACAGCCACAAAAAAAGTTGGtcataaaatgaaagaatttcttctttttgaaTAAACTTTTCTTCCCAAATCGATTGTTTGAGGGTGCAGAAATATTCTTTTCAAATCGTCGAATCAGGAAAAGATTTTCACATTGACACAGAAAACGTGAACGAGCACCTGTATCGATGAAttgtaattttatttcaaatcttgatgaaaaatttcgtaCATACAATGATCGTTTGGAATCGGGTCGAAATTCTAGTCGATAGCAATCTAATTTCCAGAGCCAGATTCTAAATGCATGCCGTGTATCGTATGGGTTGAGCAACAATTTCATTCCCCAACGATCGGCTACAAGCCATACCGATTTGATACCATTACCAACAACGATACTtgaatcgaatatttttactttgaataatgaagttgtaaatttttcggaaaatttcattttcggcaatgatgataatgcatGTTTGGCATATGGATTCATAGATCTGATTTGATATTTGGTAGTCATTTCGTTTTGCTGAGCAGAAATGTATTTTTAAAAAcacaaaattgatcaaaattgaaaaaatatactTTACTTTACTTTTTCGTGTTTTTTATGTCGAAAAATATGTTatgtatcatttttattttgattattaaaaaacaaaaatgacaataaatcAGTCAGAGCAATCgtaatgatcaatgaatcatgGTTCAATCAAAACTAGTATATAGAAATGGACAAGCAGTAAACACTTGTtgctttttcattcaacgaCAAATCATCTGGATAGTGGTTAAATTCatcgaattttattttaatgacacgataaaatataaaatatggaatcattattttttctgcttGTAATGtctaaataaaatttataatcTACTataaagtggaaaaaaaatttcacggTGATATCTGGAATTGTATAATTTAGATCAAATGTTTTCTCTGTAAGTTATGATTTTATTGTATCTGGAATAATGTTCGTGTGAATTCCACATAATCGTAGCCTTCTTTTCCTGTTTTTGGATCAGTAACCTTATTCATACGGCTCATACAATAATCGGCCATTTCCTTTGAGAGATTCTGCATagagaataaaataaatgttaaCCATGACAAATATGTAAGTCAAAAGAAATCTTACCGAATAAAGATCTTCCGCTGTGACATATGGTCGACCATCGGTAGCAATAGCGCGGAATGCATTTTCAATCTCTTCACTAGTCGAAACATTTTCTGTTTCCCTGGAAATCATAAAGGCCATGTATTCTTGCAGCTGAACGTAGCCATCACGATTAGGATCAACAATGTCAAGAATTGCTTCGAATTGAGGATCAGGTTCGCCTGGTGGTATCACCTCCAAATCGTAACCCAATGCACGAAGACAACTTTTGAATTCTGCATGTGgtaattttccatttttctctCGATCGAAATGTTTGAACATCATCGAGAATTCTTTTAATGCTTCTTCCGTCACACCGGAATGATTTCGTGCCTGTATTTGTTGTTCTAGGTTATGTTGCATACGCATACACAATTGATCCAATTGGTCCCATTGTTGAGCTAAACCAACAGTAGTATGCTCGGTGTAGCGATTGTCCAGAATCAAATGTTCCTCAAGAACAGCACCCAACTCTTCGATCTTCTTCAGGTCACCACGTTTGGAACGTACTTCCAATGCTTTGCGTTTGGTTGCCTCCAATTGGGCTTCTAATGATCCTGTTCCTTCTAACATTGATCCACCATCAAGAAGCCACATtctaaatttgaaataaataaagcaGTTATAGCGAAATCTGAAATACTAAAAATCAGAACATACCTAGCATCATTGATCCATTTATGGAATTCATTAGCAGCTGCAGCAAATTGACGACGAagtttgtcattgttttctTGTCGTTGATATTCTTTGGCCAATTCAGCATCGCGTTcagcaataattttttgtaaattcaaCCATGTCTCTTTCAAAGCATCCATAGTGAACCAAGTATATGGATTAGGACCAACCTTGAAATTGTGAATTCTTCTATCCAACTCTGCCAAAGCTTGGAAATCGTTTTCAGCAGCTACCAatgattgtttgaattgTTGATGTGAATCCAACAATGCTCGAATCTCTTCAATTGAATTACAACGTACAGGATCAGTAAGATCTTCTTCAGCATTTTCAAAccatgaattgaattgcGAAGCTTTCTTGGCAAAAGTCAAGAACAAATCTTCAATCTGTTTGAATTGTTCTTGAACTTTCAATAAACGAGCTTTTCGAGCTTCACTAGCTGCACGTAGATCTTGCCATCGAGCtatcaaattatcataaCGTTTATGAATAATGTCACTTTGTGCATGATTCGAAGAAATTAATTTATCCTTTAATTCGGTAATTGTTTGAATTCCTTCTTGCTCGAATGCTTGAAGACCAGCATCAAATGTTTCATGTTTAGTCAATAATGTAGACACGGATGACAAATCTCGACcataatcattgttgttaatgtGCATTTCTTTATCAGCAATCCAGCTTTCAACAACGTCGGATTTCCACATAA
Encoded proteins:
- the LOC124490196 gene encoding uncharacterized protein LOC124490196, whose product is MSLENTNQEDNEDQTWVLDSLVGFLKSPLWSTSLNDFIDRHSIIFDPDEIENDDGNVHHHTEYLEIFYQYRRLVDQLIGSHMLELGINEQQFAKACQMAEGMLATKLKRILFEELWAAEDYEVFVRLMAKRNVELQLEALEVLVRKYGLVYDVFVPVGTSPKNFLSEDHVLREAIVRSLNDMALDNENKEIKDNKKSSSHGKIIKKNVEVDIETKTSISDDTPEAKNEENEDDDVENEVMDETTDKETVQRDAVRLVEVKQKFDQKMTEALQSAFMNDKTKESMVDNRDQPLETVQESNEPTKDSSIIIKRREPSISAEDIHKRADYLRAQRDKILKQRQKERTERISKYLIKEKQQRPVTARKSPTEMEESNTNQNDTTDDMLAFRKSLAARLKAEVVLGSGTGPESK
- the LOC124490198 gene encoding uncharacterized protein LOC124490198, whose product is MTTKYQIRSMNPYAKHALSSLPKMKFSEKFTTSLFKVKIFDSSIVVGNGIKSVWLVADRWGMKLLLNPYDTRHAFRIWLWKLDCYRLEFRPDSKRSLCSFTFSVSM